A window from Calditrichota bacterium encodes these proteins:
- a CDS encoding ABC transporter permease subunit has product MDKKNTIAEGKIFACISVEIAKLRRQKFPYVALIFVIIFALFSAFFREKLSDASILSMGAANGWQIATFAASWTMKIAALVMLIFSVQLIADEFTDRTIKTMLTAPVTRTEFLLGKFFTIFIISFVLATALFITSLIAGASMAPLSQLEERGYVLASQGKLIFSFLAAFLLSTITLSAVGIFGAAMAVILPRAALAIGASLIIYFIFNILGQFDPIQKFLFTSYTSFPIDTAKEIAHGLSSPWTPKLFWCLGVTGFSIFLFWAAANYIFNRKDVMA; this is encoded by the coding sequence ATGGATAAAAAAAATACTATTGCTGAAGGAAAAATTTTTGCCTGCATCTCTGTGGAAATAGCCAAATTGCGGCGACAGAAATTCCCTTACGTGGCATTGATTTTCGTCATCATCTTTGCCCTATTTTCCGCATTTTTCAGAGAAAAACTTTCAGACGCATCCATTTTGAGCATGGGCGCTGCCAATGGCTGGCAAATCGCCACTTTTGCCGCTTCGTGGACAATGAAAATTGCGGCGCTGGTGATGCTCATTTTTTCGGTTCAATTGATAGCAGATGAGTTCACCGACCGCACCATCAAAACCATGCTCACAGCTCCGGTGACGCGGACCGAATTTCTTCTGGGGAAATTTTTCACAATTTTTATTATTAGTTTTGTTCTTGCAACCGCCCTTTTCATCACCAGCCTCATCGCCGGCGCAAGCATGGCGCCATTGAGCCAGTTGGAAGAACGCGGCTATGTCCTTGCCTCGCAGGGCAAATTGATTTTCTCTTTTCTCGCTGCGTTTTTGCTCAGCACGATTACACTGAGCGCAGTGGGAATTTTCGGCGCTGCCATGGCAGTGATTCTTCCGCGAGCTGCTCTCGCCATCGGCGCCAGTCTGATCATCTATTTCATTTTCAACATTCTGGGACAATTTGACCCGATTCAAAAATTTTTATTCACCAGCTATACTTCTTTCCCCATTGACACAGCCAAAGAAATTGCCCACGGGCTCTCATCGCCGTGGACGCCGAAACTATTCTGGTGTCTCGGCGTCACTGGCTTTTCAATCTTTCTTTTCTGGGCTGCGGCGAATTACATTTTCAACCGAAAGGACGTTATGGCATGA
- a CDS encoding acyl-CoA thioesterase, with translation MQKFSLRLKVRSYELDSQGHVNYAVYLNYCEYCRVEFMEQANLPFSYFMNQGKYIVIAEVHAKYISPAFLGDELDVTLETVELKRSSMTLKQEIFNTASGKKVFSATMRGVFINKQGRPIPMDEKFRQLLIGKTADN, from the coding sequence ATGCAGAAATTTTCACTCAGGTTAAAAGTACGATCCTACGAATTGGATTCCCAGGGACATGTCAATTACGCCGTTTATTTGAATTACTGCGAATATTGCCGCGTGGAATTTATGGAACAAGCCAATTTACCATTCAGCTATTTTATGAATCAGGGGAAATATATCGTCATCGCCGAAGTGCACGCCAAATACATTTCACCGGCATTTTTGGGTGACGAATTGGATGTGACGCTGGAAACAGTCGAACTGAAGCGCTCCAGTATGACGCTGAAACAGGAAATTTTCAACACCGCTTCCGGGAAAAAAGTTTTCTCCGCAACAATGCGCGGCGTTTTCATCAACAAACAGGGCAGGCCCATTCCCATGGATGAAAAATTTCGCCAGCTTTTAATCGGCAAGACAGCAGATAATTGA
- a CDS encoding Tat pathway signal protein, with the protein MKRREFLKLVTYSSTANFFPFFRPPGIFRSDKKRKMMNWVWFNLSKKKTLNEWEKTFQFWRDHSVSGLLPNIYNSKKAFYRSKYLNVQKAALEQILPLAKEFEFEVHGWMWTMPNNDEQFATRFPEAFVVNRLGESARTKPAYVKYYKFLCPNRPETQEHIQKIVTELAQIELLDGIHLDYIRYPDVILPIALQSKYDIIQDKEFPQFDYCYCETCRRKFKQQAGIDPLEIEDPANHAKWNQFRYDSISHIVNEIVVPIAKKFGKKTSAAVFPNWRNVRQEWRRWNLDYFFPMLYHKFYNEDIFWIGEQIEKEMSFLKSGQKLFSGLFAKSLKPDALKQALQISLNNGARGISLFTGFSMSESHWEILSESSRQ; encoded by the coding sequence ATGAAACGAAGAGAGTTTTTGAAATTAGTTACTTATTCCAGCACGGCGAACTTTTTCCCTTTTTTCCGCCCGCCGGGGATTTTCCGTTCCGACAAAAAGAGGAAAATGATGAATTGGGTTTGGTTTAATTTAAGCAAAAAAAAGACACTGAATGAATGGGAAAAGACTTTTCAGTTCTGGCGCGATCACTCCGTTTCCGGGCTTCTGCCAAATATTTACAACAGCAAGAAAGCATTTTACCGTAGCAAATATTTGAACGTCCAAAAAGCCGCGCTGGAACAGATCCTTCCTCTTGCCAAAGAATTCGAGTTTGAAGTACACGGTTGGATGTGGACAATGCCCAACAACGACGAACAATTCGCAACCAGATTTCCCGAAGCTTTCGTCGTCAATCGTCTCGGCGAATCAGCGCGGACAAAGCCGGCTTACGTCAAATATTACAAATTCCTCTGCCCCAATCGCCCGGAGACCCAGGAACACATTCAAAAAATAGTTACGGAACTCGCACAAATCGAGCTTTTGGACGGCATTCACCTCGATTATATTCGCTATCCCGACGTCATTTTGCCGATTGCCTTGCAGTCCAAATATGATATTATTCAAGACAAAGAATTCCCGCAATTCGATTACTGCTACTGCGAGACCTGCCGCAGAAAATTCAAACAACAAGCCGGAATCGACCCGCTGGAAATCGAAGACCCGGCAAATCACGCGAAATGGAATCAGTTCCGTTACGACAGCATCTCCCACATTGTGAACGAAATCGTCGTCCCCATCGCCAAAAAATTTGGGAAAAAGACATCAGCGGCGGTGTTCCCCAACTGGCGGAACGTAAGACAGGAGTGGCGCCGCTGGAATCTGGATTATTTTTTCCCCATGCTTTATCATAAATTTTACAATGAAGATATTTTTTGGATCGGCGAGCAGATCGAAAAAGAAATGTCTTTTCTGAAATCAGGACAAAAATTGTTCAGCGGACTATTTGCAAAATCATTGAAACCTGATGCATTGAAACAAGCGCTGCAAATCTCACTGAATAATGGCGCACGCGGAATCTCGTTATTTACGGGATTTTCAATGTCTGAATCCCACTGGGAAATTCTTTCTGAAAGCTCCCGCCAGTGA
- a CDS encoding DUF1926 domain-containing protein, whose amino-acid sequence MKKIKLALGIHNHQPVGNFDFVFEDAYQRAYSPFLQILEKHPKIKLAQHYTGVLFEWLLNRDADFGKMLRQMVARGQIEMMSGGFYEPILVNIPDEDKLGQIDKLNRFVKEHTGYDAKGLWLAERIWEPQLPKILAQTGARYVVIDDSHFKTAGLEEKDLYGYYLTEETGSVINIFPISERLRYTIPFADPQETIDFLASIATEEGDKLVVFADDGEKFGIWPNTYKHCYEDGWLEKFFMALEENSEWIELVHFSEALETLLPLGRVYLPTASYREMMEWALPSQAILRYGEFEQQLKEAGIFDKYKMFVRGGFWRNFLAKYPESNNLHKKSLRVSRKIQAAKQMKKIDSQLLEKAQDHLWAGQTNCPYWHGIFGGLYLNNLRYAVYKNMIQAEGILDRLTHSDADFRKGWVSVENCDIDADGRDEILVESKIYNLYFSPHSGGTLFEMDFKPKAVNLLDTMTRRYEAYHQRLLDLAKQKKNGNGSATKSIHEIVTVKEPGLEKRLKYDWYRRTSFIDHFLGEDSQLTDVANCEYDEVGDFVAGEYAAKVQQKSGSVRVSLARSGQVRKNGQFFPVRIAKHIDIPAGESELRILYELTNQTTEWLELWFAVEMNFALLAGNAPDRYYYFDQKIDGDTHLASQGIVPRVRKMGLKDEWMKIDAQIKFDSATDVWRFPIETISQSEGGFERVYQSSVVLPNWKIKLAENKKWQIAMTIKIVTL is encoded by the coding sequence TTGAAAAAAATAAAGCTTGCATTAGGTATCCATAATCATCAACCAGTCGGAAATTTTGATTTTGTTTTTGAAGATGCGTATCAACGGGCATATTCGCCTTTTTTGCAAATTTTAGAAAAACACCCAAAGATCAAATTGGCGCAACACTACACCGGCGTTTTGTTCGAATGGCTGCTCAATCGCGACGCGGATTTCGGAAAAATGCTGCGTCAGATGGTGGCGCGTGGTCAGATTGAAATGATGAGCGGCGGATTTTACGAGCCGATTTTGGTGAATATTCCGGATGAAGACAAGCTCGGACAAATCGACAAACTCAACCGCTTCGTCAAAGAGCACACGGGTTATGATGCGAAAGGTCTGTGGCTGGCGGAGAGAATCTGGGAGCCGCAGTTGCCAAAAATTTTGGCGCAGACCGGCGCCCGCTACGTGGTGATTGATGATTCCCATTTCAAAACCGCGGGTCTGGAGGAAAAAGATCTGTACGGTTATTATTTGACCGAAGAAACGGGGTCTGTGATCAATATTTTTCCCATCAGCGAGCGGCTACGGTACACAATTCCTTTTGCGGATCCGCAAGAGACGATTGATTTTTTGGCGTCAATCGCAACCGAGGAAGGCGACAAATTAGTGGTTTTTGCCGATGACGGGGAAAAGTTTGGCATTTGGCCGAATACCTACAAGCATTGTTACGAGGACGGCTGGCTGGAAAAGTTTTTCATGGCGCTGGAAGAAAATAGCGAGTGGATCGAATTGGTTCATTTTTCCGAGGCACTGGAAACGTTACTCCCGCTGGGACGCGTTTATTTGCCTACGGCTTCTTACCGCGAGATGATGGAATGGGCGCTGCCGTCGCAAGCAATTTTGCGCTACGGGGAATTTGAGCAGCAACTGAAAGAAGCTGGCATTTTTGATAAATACAAAATGTTCGTGCGCGGTGGGTTCTGGCGTAATTTTTTGGCGAAATATCCGGAGTCCAACAATTTGCACAAGAAATCTCTGCGTGTCAGCCGGAAGATTCAAGCGGCGAAGCAGATGAAAAAAATCGATTCACAATTGCTGGAAAAAGCGCAGGATCATTTGTGGGCGGGTCAGACTAATTGTCCGTATTGGCACGGCATTTTCGGCGGTCTTTATTTGAACAATTTGCGCTATGCTGTTTACAAAAATATGATTCAGGCGGAAGGAATTTTGGATCGGCTGACTCATTCTGACGCTGATTTTCGCAAAGGTTGGGTGTCTGTCGAGAATTGCGACATTGATGCTGACGGCCGTGATGAAATCCTCGTCGAATCAAAAATTTACAATTTGTATTTTTCGCCGCATTCCGGCGGGACGTTGTTTGAGATGGATTTTAAGCCGAAAGCTGTCAATCTGCTGGATACAATGACGCGCCGGTACGAGGCTTATCATCAACGACTGTTGGATTTGGCGAAACAGAAAAAGAATGGAAATGGCAGCGCGACAAAAAGTATTCATGAAATTGTAACAGTCAAAGAGCCCGGGCTGGAAAAAAGACTCAAATATGATTGGTATCGCCGGACAAGCTTCATCGATCATTTTCTCGGAGAAGATTCACAGCTTACCGACGTTGCCAATTGTGAATATGATGAAGTTGGCGATTTCGTCGCCGGTGAGTACGCGGCAAAAGTACAACAAAAAAGCGGCAGTGTCCGCGTTTCGCTCGCCCGTTCCGGGCAGGTGCGGAAAAATGGGCAGTTTTTTCCCGTCCGTATTGCCAAGCATATTGACATCCCGGCGGGCGAATCAGAATTGAGAATTTTGTATGAGCTTACAAATCAAACAACGGAATGGCTGGAGTTGTGGTTTGCGGTGGAAATGAATTTCGCTTTATTGGCGGGGAATGCACCTGATCGATACTATTATTTTGATCAGAAAATTGACGGCGACACTCATTTAGCGAGTCAGGGAATTGTGCCGCGGGTGCGAAAAATGGGGCTGAAAGACGAATGGATGAAAATCGACGCGCAAATAAAATTTGATTCCGCGACTGACGTGTGGCGGTTTCCGATAGAGACCATTTCGCAATCCGAAGGCGGATTCGAGCGCGTGTATCAGAGTTCGGTTGTTTTGCCCAACTGGAAAATAAAATTGGCAGAAAATAAAAAATGGCAGATTGCCATGACAATAAAAATTGTAACATTATAA
- a CDS encoding isocitrate/isopropylmalate dehydrogenase family protein, whose product MAQYRIAWLPGDGVGKDVMEAAKIVLDAFKFDAEYVHGDIGWEFWRAEGDPLPKRTIKMLKTTDCALFGAITSKPKEEAAKELAPELQGKGYVYSSPIVRLRQEFDLRTNLRPCRAYPGNPLNYRDDIDITVFRENTEDLYSGVEFHPVPREVMDVLNSHHPKMKRFAEQSLDDVAISLRIITRRAAQNIIRDAFEFAKQHGKKNVTIVEKPNVIRETSGLMVREARKIAREYPGIELWETNIDAQCMWLIKNPQIYDVLVTSNMFGDIISDLSAQLVGGLGFACSGNIGDDYAVFEPTHGSAPKYAGQYKVNPIAMLLSVRLMFDYLGKAEYRDKLESAIAKVIREGKVRTYDMGGNSSTLEMAEEVARNL is encoded by the coding sequence ATGGCTCAATATCGAATCGCGTGGCTGCCCGGCGACGGCGTTGGAAAAGATGTGATGGAAGCGGCGAAAATTGTGTTGGACGCTTTTAAATTTGACGCTGAATATGTGCACGGCGACATTGGCTGGGAATTTTGGCGTGCGGAAGGCGATCCGCTGCCCAAACGGACGATTAAGATGTTGAAAACTACGGATTGCGCGCTTTTCGGTGCGATTACTTCCAAACCCAAAGAGGAAGCGGCGAAAGAATTGGCGCCGGAATTGCAGGGAAAGGGCTATGTCTATTCCAGTCCGATCGTGCGTTTGCGGCAGGAATTCGATTTGCGGACGAATTTACGCCCTTGCAGGGCTTATCCGGGCAATCCGTTGAATTACCGCGACGATATTGACATTACTGTTTTTCGTGAAAATACAGAAGATTTGTATTCGGGCGTGGAATTTCACCCTGTGCCTCGGGAAGTTATGGACGTGCTGAATTCTCACCATCCGAAAATGAAGCGTTTCGCAGAGCAGTCTCTCGACGACGTGGCAATTTCTCTGCGAATCATTACCCGGCGCGCGGCACAAAACATCATTCGCGATGCGTTTGAGTTCGCTAAACAACACGGTAAAAAAAATGTAACCATTGTGGAAAAGCCGAACGTGATCCGTGAGACCAGCGGCTTGATGGTGCGCGAGGCGAGGAAAATCGCGCGGGAATACCCGGGAATTGAATTGTGGGAGACGAACATTGACGCGCAGTGCATGTGGCTGATTAAAAATCCGCAAATTTACGATGTGCTGGTTACGTCCAACATGTTCGGTGACATCATTTCCGATTTGTCCGCACAATTGGTCGGCGGACTCGGTTTTGCGTGCAGCGGAAATATCGGCGATGATTATGCCGTTTTTGAGCCCACGCACGGATCTGCTCCCAAATATGCGGGCCAGTACAAAGTGAATCCCATCGCCATGCTGCTGTCCGTGCGGCTGATGTTTGACTATTTGGGCAAAGCAGAATATCGCGACAAATTGGAAAGCGCCATCGCCAAAGTAATTCGCGAAGGCAAGGTTCGCACCTATGACATGGGCGGAAATTCCAGCACCCTGGAAATGGCAGAGGAAGTTGCGAGGAATCTTTGA
- a CDS encoding VCBS repeat-containing protein, whose translation RQAPPRIHILWQTADGFSDENVQTFFPDKRAILCDFGDIAGDSKLEFIMLTPRGIIYYAQNDSRFEIHPIEALKVTSIFRVNEKSKLPYWDFVKNITPGGRDEIIIPQFNRTLIFSQSDSSNWEKIGTLNLSAKANISAFKRLDISYKTNKIYISDCNRDGLPDVLAQDKDIFYLFYQTEKNTFPAQPNLTIDMKFTPDEPKPGEETSITAIKDINGDGVLDLLANKLAARESILNPQSQLQIYLGKNGAQRLWSLTPDQIIVSTGVQFDEQMVDLNGDDKLDLAIPSVKLGLMRIIKMLLTKSVTVGMRIFQMNENGKYPEQPNVVKNFTIKFNFNIGNNSAGGGGTLPVFDVKGDFNGDDLRDLVTTTDQRHLQFYFGKKKSIFSSSSSASLPVLLPKNGNRLQIFELNQDKKSDIVITYQKQDDKSGEMMKLVRVLVNKN comes from the coding sequence AGACAGGCTCCGCCGAGAATTCATATTTTGTGGCAAACTGCGGATGGCTTTTCCGATGAAAATGTGCAAACTTTTTTCCCGGACAAGAGAGCCATTCTGTGCGATTTCGGCGACATCGCCGGAGACAGCAAATTGGAATTTATCATGTTGACGCCGAGAGGCATCATTTATTACGCGCAAAATGATAGCAGATTTGAAATTCACCCCATAGAAGCGCTGAAAGTGACTTCCATTTTTCGCGTTAATGAAAAAAGCAAATTGCCCTACTGGGATTTCGTCAAAAATATCACTCCCGGCGGCAGAGACGAAATCATTATTCCGCAATTCAATCGCACGCTCATTTTCAGTCAGTCGGACAGCAGCAATTGGGAAAAGATCGGGACTCTGAATCTCTCCGCAAAAGCAAACATCAGTGCATTCAAAAGATTGGACATCAGTTATAAAACGAACAAAATTTACATTTCCGACTGCAATCGGGACGGTTTGCCGGATGTGCTGGCACAGGATAAAGATATTTTTTATCTCTTCTATCAAACTGAAAAAAATACTTTTCCCGCACAACCGAATCTCACCATCGACATGAAATTTACTCCGGATGAGCCCAAGCCGGGAGAAGAAACCAGCATCACCGCCATCAAAGACATCAACGGCGATGGCGTGCTGGATTTGCTGGCGAACAAACTCGCAGCCCGGGAGAGCATCCTCAATCCGCAGAGCCAGTTGCAAATTTATCTCGGCAAAAACGGGGCGCAGCGACTGTGGTCATTGACACCGGATCAAATCATCGTCTCCACCGGCGTGCAATTTGACGAACAAATGGTCGATCTGAACGGCGATGATAAACTCGACCTCGCCATTCCATCGGTGAAATTAGGCCTGATGCGCATCATCAAAATGCTGCTCACTAAAAGCGTGACCGTGGGCATGAGGATTTTTCAAATGAACGAAAACGGAAAATATCCCGAGCAGCCCAATGTAGTGAAAAATTTCACCATTAAATTCAATTTCAACATCGGCAACAATTCCGCAGGCGGAGGAGGCACATTGCCCGTGTTCGACGTCAAAGGAGACTTCAATGGCGACGATCTTCGCGATCTGGTGACGACCACAGACCAGCGCCATTTACAATTCTATTTTGGCAAAAAAAAATCAATTTTTTCCTCATCATCAAGCGCCAGCCTTCCTGTGCTACTACCTAAAAACGGCAATCGCCTGCAAATTTTTGAACTGAATCAGGACAAAAAATCGGATATTGTGATCACCTACCAGAAGCAGGATGATAAGTCGGGGGAGATGATGAAATTGGTGCGGGTGTTGGTGAACAAAAATTAA
- a CDS encoding acetyl-CoA hydrolase/transferase family protein: MRTGPQKIRLDQVADVIAEKFKGKEQITCYIGSNAASPTASLEFITDAIKTNSPKLPFLNMVHILMQGPIPYIEEGLQDRVMTYSIFSGGEVRKAANEGRAFYVPCTLANIDSLIGKYREYEPDVALFKVRQHDLTGEFSLGLSVEAMHTAIDHADLVIAELDPSMPFTQGQSIVDATSIDYLIVDERVKPIYEIPSPDFENLSPAERRIGELITKHFIRDGATIQVGIGKIPDAVIATICDAQFKDLGIQTELYGDGLMKLQKAEIVTNRLKKVNKGYSTTSLIMGSKELYEYVHMRAGVQMRPCGFTNAAETIRQNSPFISVNTAIGVDFYGNVWADFIDARHYYSGVGGQPDFIRALNDPIYGVPIIAIKSVTRHGESKIVRTHPPGVSLTASAYDGVVIVNEFGIADLRGLTAGEKALGIASIAHPKFRDDFMKEIVDDPYFTKPKGYQVGKPHRSVTYYDGDVKLEDD, translated from the coding sequence ATGAGAACAGGGCCTCAGAAAATTCGTTTGGATCAGGTGGCAGATGTGATCGCCGAGAAATTTAAAGGGAAAGAGCAGATTACTTGTTACATCGGTTCCAATGCAGCCTCTCCGACTGCCTCTTTGGAATTTATTACCGATGCTATCAAAACAAATTCTCCGAAACTTCCGTTTTTGAATATGGTGCATATTTTAATGCAGGGGCCGATCCCTTACATCGAAGAAGGATTGCAGGACAGAGTGATGACTTATTCCATTTTTTCCGGCGGTGAAGTGAGAAAAGCGGCGAACGAGGGCCGAGCTTTTTATGTTCCCTGTACTCTGGCAAATATTGATTCTCTGATCGGAAAATATCGGGAGTACGAGCCAGACGTGGCGCTGTTCAAAGTGCGGCAGCATGATTTAACCGGAGAATTTAGTCTGGGTCTCTCTGTGGAAGCAATGCACACAGCCATCGACCACGCGGATTTAGTGATTGCCGAGCTTGATCCGTCCATGCCGTTCACTCAGGGCCAGAGCATCGTGGACGCCACTTCGATTGATTACCTCATTGTCGATGAACGCGTGAAGCCGATTTACGAAATTCCGTCTCCTGATTTTGAAAATTTGTCTCCGGCGGAGCGCCGCATCGGTGAATTGATCACGAAACATTTCATTCGCGACGGCGCTACGATTCAGGTGGGCATCGGGAAAATTCCCGACGCCGTTATTGCCACAATTTGCGACGCGCAGTTCAAAGACCTTGGTATTCAGACCGAGCTGTACGGCGACGGCTTGATGAAATTGCAAAAAGCGGAAATCGTCACCAATCGCCTGAAAAAAGTCAACAAAGGCTACAGCACCACCAGTCTCATCATGGGCTCCAAAGAACTTTACGAGTACGTTCACATGCGCGCCGGCGTGCAAATGCGGCCTTGCGGTTTCACCAATGCGGCGGAGACGATTCGGCAGAATTCGCCGTTCATCTCTGTGAATACGGCCATCGGCGTGGATTTTTACGGCAATGTCTGGGCCGATTTCATCGACGCGCGCCACTATTACAGCGGCGTCGGGGGGCAGCCGGATTTCATTCGCGCCTTGAACGATCCGATTTACGGCGTGCCCATCATCGCCATCAAAAGCGTCACCCGCCACGGCGAATCCAAAATCGTGCGCACCCATCCGCCGGGAGTGAGTTTAACGGCCTCCGCTTACGACGGCGTCGTCATTGTGAACGAATTCGGCATCGCTGACTTGCGCGGACTTACTGCCGGCGAGAAAGCGCTGGGGATCGCCAGTATTGCCCACCCGAAATTCCGCGATGATTTCATGAAAGAAATTGTCGATGATCCCTATTTCACCAAGCCCAAGGGCTATCAGGTCGGGAAACCGCATCGCAGCGTGACCTATTATGACGGGGATGTAAAATTAGAGGACGATTAA
- a CDS encoding exonuclease SbcCD subunit D produces MKFVHFSDTHLGYSDYYKIDPQTGINQREQDFYNAWNQVVTEILQIKPDFVIHAGDLFHTSRPTNRAIAVAMEGIQKITDSGIPFVAISGNHSTPKIRATGSIFESLSLMPNVYAAFQSHYEQFHIGDCLIHCVPHCSLTEELERAFSEIKFSPKTKFNILVSHGAWAGDKSFSMGEFNEQHIPDPEKALKKKFDYIALGHYHKYLEIKPHVLYSGSTERTSFNEAGNPTGFVVVDLEKNETDYREIKTRNMLKLAPIHCEDLTLAEIYAELEKISNDKLGQALVSISLLNLRKETLIQLDIREIDNIFPQVFSLPKTITQLITSTSDKSNTITMGSLPAEFERYIDNADVHELDKNRLRELGVSYLKIDEF; encoded by the coding sequence ATGAAATTTGTCCATTTTTCTGACACCCATCTCGGCTATTCCGATTATTACAAAATCGATCCACAGACCGGAATTAACCAGCGGGAGCAGGATTTTTACAACGCCTGGAATCAGGTCGTCACTGAAATTTTGCAAATCAAACCGGATTTTGTCATTCACGCCGGGGATTTATTTCACACCAGCCGTCCCACCAACCGCGCCATTGCCGTCGCCATGGAAGGCATTCAAAAAATCACCGACAGCGGCATTCCGTTCGTGGCAATTTCCGGGAATCATTCCACGCCGAAAATCCGTGCGACAGGTTCTATTTTTGAATCGCTCTCGCTCATGCCCAATGTTTACGCCGCCTTTCAAAGTCACTATGAACAATTCCACATCGGCGATTGTCTCATTCACTGCGTTCCCCATTGTTCTTTGACAGAAGAATTGGAACGGGCTTTTAGCGAGATTAAGTTTAGCCCGAAAACCAAATTCAATATTCTCGTCAGCCACGGCGCCTGGGCAGGGGACAAATCTTTTTCCATGGGCGAATTCAATGAGCAACACATTCCCGATCCCGAAAAGGCGCTGAAAAAAAAGTTCGACTACATCGCCCTGGGACACTATCACAAATATTTGGAAATTAAACCTCACGTGCTCTATTCCGGCTCCACCGAAAGAACTTCTTTCAACGAAGCAGGCAATCCCACCGGCTTCGTCGTTGTCGATCTCGAAAAAAATGAGACCGACTACCGCGAAATCAAAACCAGAAACATGCTGAAATTAGCGCCGATTCACTGCGAAGATCTGACGCTTGCTGAAATTTATGCGGAGCTGGAGAAAATTTCCAACGACAAACTGGGACAAGCGCTGGTTTCCATCAGCTTGCTCAATTTGAGGAAAGAAACGCTGATTCAATTGGACATCCGGGAAATTGACAACATTTTTCCACAAGTTTTTTCGCTCCCTAAAACCATCACGCAACTGATAACATCAACATCAGACAAATCAAACACTATCACCATGGGCTCTTTGCCGGCGGAGTTTGAACGTTACATCGACAATGCTGATGTTCACGAATTGGACAAAAATCGACTCAGAGAACTGGGCGTGTCATATTTGAAAATCGATGAATTCTGA